The following proteins come from a genomic window of Manduca sexta isolate Smith_Timp_Sample1 chromosome 6, JHU_Msex_v1.0, whole genome shotgun sequence:
- the LOC119193760 gene encoding trypsin, alkaline C-like: MVHQQLFEVRMAQWLVIAFALFAGTASAASTASRIVGGQLTTIDRYPSLVQVEFLGIFTNTWGQSCAANILNNFYVLSAAHCFAGLFYDRSRRRIRGGSTFRNTGGEVIGIVREFNHPDYNIIPGDADINVVRLRSPIIYNPVMQRATIVPQGFEIPDNMPVVHAGWGAIEWLGPQSSQLQDVTIYTVNRQICAERYLTLNPPRQVTGNMICAGILDVGGKDACQGDSGGPMYLGDIIVGVVSWGHECANDTYPGVSAAVGPYSDWIVATAV; this comes from the exons ATGGTCCACCAACAGTTATTTGAGGTCAGAATGGCGCAGTGGTTGGTTATAGCTTTTGCCTTATTCGCAG GTACCGCCTCCGCGGCGTCGACTGCTTCCCGCATAGTCGGCGGGCAGCTGACGACCATCGACCGATACCCATCTCTTGTGCAAGTGGAATTTCTGGGCATCTTCACCAACACATGGGGCCAATCCTGTGCCGCCAACATCCTTAACAATTTTTACGTGCTGTCTGCAGCTCACTGCTTCGCTGGCTT ATTTTACGACCGCTCCCGTAGACGTATACGAGGTGGCTCGACCTTCCGCAACACTGGCGGCGAAGTGATCGGTATCGTGCGAGAGTTCAATCACCCCGACTACAACATCATCCCTGGCGATGCTGACATCAACGTCGTCCGCTTGAGATCGCCCATCATCTACAACCCAGTGATGCAGCGAGCGACGATTGTGCCTCAGGGCTTTGAGATTCCTGACAATATGCCCGTTGTTCATGCTGGTTGGGGCGCTATTGAG TGGCTAGGTCCTCAATCATCTCAGCTGCAAGACGTGACCATCTACACCGTGAACCGCCAGATCTGCGCCGAGAGGTATCTAACCCTCAATCCTCCTCGCCAAGTCACGGGGAACATGATCTGCGCTGGTATCCTGGACGTGGGAGGCAAGGACGCTTGTCAGGGTGACTCTGGCGGACCAATGTACCTCGGCGATATCATAGTTGGTGTTGTCTCGTGGGGACATGAGTGTGCCAACGACACCTACCCAGGAGTCAGCGCTGCTGTTGGACCCTACTCTGACTGGATCGTCGCTACTGCTGTTTAA
- the LOC119193762 gene encoding trypsin, alkaline C-like gives MVKLLVLVVALAAGSAFSASAPGRIVGGELTTIDKYPSIVQVDYFGPNSGTWSQSCGANILNAYYVLSAAHCFAGRTYDPSLRRIRAGTSYRNTGGIISYVLREHNHPTYGKRGFDGDITVVRLINALVYSPVVQRGTIIYQDGVIPDYMPVVHAGWGRTTQGGLLSPQLRDVVIYVINRELCAERYLTLNPPGIVTENMICAGLLDIGGRDACQGDSGGPLYYGNIIVGIVSWGHGCANETFPGLSTAVAPYSDWIVATAV, from the exons ATGGTGAAACTACTGGTGCTAGTTGTCGCCTTGGCCGCAG gATCCGCCTTTTCGGCGTCGGCTCCAGGGCGCATAGTCGGTGGTGAGTTGACCACCATCGACAAGTACCCTTCCATAGTCCAGGTGGATTACTTTGGGCCAAACTCTGGTACTTGGTCGCAATCCTGTGGTGCCAACATCCTCAATGCTTACTACGTGCTATCTGCTGCCCACTGCTTTGCTGGAAG GACCTACGACCCCAGCCTTAGACGCATCAGAGCCGGCACGTCCTACCGTAACACTGGAGGAATCATCTCCTACGTCTTGAGGGAGCACAACCACCCTACTTACGGCAAGAGAGGGTTCGACGGAGATATCACCGTAGTACGCCTGATCAATGCTCTGGTCTATAGCCCAGTAGTCCAGCGAGGCACTATCATCTACCAGGATGGAGTTATCCCGGATTATATGCCTGTGGTTCATGCTGGATGGGGCCGGACTACG CAAGGAGGCCTCTTATCACCCCAGCTCAGAGACGTCGTGATCTACGTGATCAACCGGGAACTTTGCGCTGAGAGGTACCTCACTCTCAACCCTCCAGGCATTGTCACGGAGAACATGATTTGCGCTGGTCTCCTCGACATCGGAGGTCGCGACGCCTGTCAGGGCGACTCCGGCGGACCCCTGTACTACGGAAACATCATCGTCGGCATCGTTTCCTGGGGTCATGGATGTGCTAACGAGACCTTCCCTGGACTCAGTACCGCAGTCGCCCCTTACAGTGACTGGATTGTTGCTACCGCCGTTTAG